The following proteins are co-located in the Betta splendens chromosome 9, fBetSpl5.4, whole genome shotgun sequence genome:
- the ntng2a gene encoding neurofilament heavy polypeptide isoform X2, with the protein MYLLQFYFPLEIAPPDVPLPEVPLSPIRIDDFSAEPSSRVLDYPIEELLPDPEPNFPVEFLLPPSERLEEGDAGPNTGSTVVEGSDPVGDLAPVDFTFPFPEETNSAGPQSNSGPDVGYISRQMNPNDPGSTNVPGSDLRYPELDYSLERPDTRRGKNPGVESTGLDSAPVSGENTTSEQEEQKQEKDKTEEKAETLKKTTVETQEAEDQTENKLKKGLPVTDKTNVDTKEQTTEEMQKKATEETESEKKKSKEETIETKEESTKEIKQETEPEFIEKTKEETKQESIKKSNQKTKEEKNEETKEETNKETIKKSNKETKEEAKQETKSETNEETKNETDEETKSETNEETKNETDEESKKERNEETKKETNEETKEDAKQETKEEIKQETRKEIDKETINKSNKETKEEANKAAKEEIKQEIKGEDTKGFEKKVTQKILIPGGPKFSQLSKIAYVSFQDCECNGHSNRCSYIDFISVITCVSCKHNTRGQNCQYCRLGFYRNTSLPLDDENACVECNCDPDGSLFPHCSDSGRCQCKDGATGRRCDQCLPGYTWRGGEVSCTENVCDEERLVCQNGGTCIDFQRCVCPDNFTGFFCEKSICLKTSSCLDNAGDSALTLTSGLYLLTLSLITLICC; encoded by the exons ATGTACCTTCTCCAGTTTTACTTTCCTCTAGAAATAGCTCCTCCTGATGTACCACTTCCAGAGGTACCGCTATCTCCTATACGTATAGATGATTTTTCAGCAGAGCCCTCCTCTAGAGTTCTAGACTATCCAATAGAGGAACTTTTACCTGATCCAGAGCCTAATTTTCCTGTAGAGTTCTTATTGCCTCCATCTGAAAGATTGGAAGAAGGTGATGCTGGACCAAATACAGGCTCCACAGTAGTAGAGGGGTCGGACCCTGTGGGTGATTTAGCTCCTGTGGACTTCACCTTCCCTTTTCCAGAAGAAACAAATTCAGCAGGCCCTCAGTCGAATTCTGGACCAGATGTGGGATATATTTCTAGACAAATGAATCCAAATGATCCTGGATCTACGAATGTCCCTGGATCAGATTTGCGTTATCCTGAACTGGATTACAGTTTAGAAAGACCTGACACAAGGAGAGGGAAAAATCCTGGAGTAGAATCAACAGGACTAGATTCAGCTCCAGTGTCTGGTGAAAACACAACGTCTgaacaagaagaacaaaaacaagagaaag ACAAAACTGAAGAGAAAGCAGAGACtctaaagaaaacaacagttgaaacacaggaagctgaagaccaaactgaaaacaaactCAAAAAAGGACTACCTGTAACAGACAAAACCAATGTGGACACTAAAGAACAAACAACAGAGGAAATGCAAAAGAAAGCAACAGAGGAAACTGAatcagagaaaaagaaaagtaaagaaGAAACAATAGAAACTAAAGAGGAGTCAACCAAGGaaattaaacaggaaacagaacctGAATttatagagaaaacaaaagaagaaacaaaacaggaatcGATAAAGAAATCAAATCAGAAaactaaagaagaaaaaaatgaggaaactaaagaagaaacaaacaaagaaactataaaaaaatcaaataaggAAACTAAAGAagaagcaaaacaggaaaccaaaagtGAAACAAATGAGGAAACCAAAAACGAAACAGATGAGGAAACCAAAAGCGAAACAAATGAGGAAACCAAAAACGAAACAGATgaagaaagtaaaaaagaaagaaatgaggaaactaaaaaagaaacaaatgaggAAACTAAAGAAGACgcaaaacaggaaactaaagaagaaataaaacaggaaactagaaAGGAAATAGATAAAGAAactataaataaatcaaataaggAAACTAAAGAAGAAGCAAATAAAGCAGctaaagaagaaataaaacaggaaattaaagggGAAGATACAAAAGGCTTTGAGAAAAAAG TGACGCAGAAGATTCTGATTCCAGGAGGACCAAAGTTCAGTCAACTGTCCAAAATCGCCTACGTCAGCTTCCAGG ACTGTGAATGTAACGGCCACTCCAACCGATGCAGCTACATCGACTTCATCAGTGTGATCACATGTGTGAGCTGTAAACACAACACTCGAGGGCAGAATTGCCAGTACTGTCGCCTTGGGTTCTACAGGAACACTTCACTGCCCTTGGATGATGAGAATGCATGTGTAG aaTGTAACTGTGACCCGGACGGCTCACTCTTCCCTCACTGCTCAGACTCTGGTCGCTGTCAGTGTAAGGATGGTGCCACTGGGCGGCGCTGTGATCAATGTTTACCTGGATACACCTGGAGAGGTGGCGAGGTCAGCTGCACAG AGAACGTCTGTGATGAGGAGCGTTTGGTTTGTCAAAATGGAGGAACATGCATTGACTTCCAACGCTGTGTCTGTCCAGACAATTTCACAG GTTTTTTCTGCGAGAAGAGCATCTGTCTAAAAACAAGTAGTTGCCTTGACAATGCTGGGGACTCTGCTTTAACTCTTACTTCAGGTCTTTACCTGCTGACTCTAAGCCTAATCACATTaatctgctgctga
- the ntng2a gene encoding neurofilament heavy polypeptide isoform X4 → MYLLQFYFPLEIAPPDVPLPEVPLSPIRIDDFSAEPSSRVLDYPIEELLPDPEPNFPVEFLLPPSERLEEGDAGPNTGSTVVEGSDPVGDLAPVDFTFPFPEETNSAGPQSNSGPDVGYISRQMNPNDPGSTNVPGSDLRYPELDYSLERPDTRRGKNPGVESTGLDSAPVSGENTTSEQEEQKQEKDKTEEKAETLKKTTVETQEAEDQTENKLKKGLPVTDKTNVDTKEQTTEEMQKKATEETESEKKKSKEETIETKEESTKEIKQETEPEFIEKTKEETKQESIKKSNQKTKEEKNEETKEETNKETIKKSNKETKEEAKQETKSETNEETKNETDEETKSETNEETKNETDEESKKERNEETKKETNEETKEDAKQETKEEIKQETRKEIDKETINKSNKETKEEANKAAKEEIKQEIKGEDTKGFEKKVTQKILIPGGPKFSQLSKIAYVSFQDCECNGHSNRCSYIDFISVITCVSCKHNTRGQNCQYCRLGFYRNTSLPLDDENACVDSGRCQCKDGATGRRCDQCLPGYTWRGGEVSCTENVCDEERLVCQNGGTCIDFQRCVCPDNFTGFFCEKSICLKTSSCLDNAGDSALTLTSGLYLLTLSLITLICC, encoded by the exons ATGTACCTTCTCCAGTTTTACTTTCCTCTAGAAATAGCTCCTCCTGATGTACCACTTCCAGAGGTACCGCTATCTCCTATACGTATAGATGATTTTTCAGCAGAGCCCTCCTCTAGAGTTCTAGACTATCCAATAGAGGAACTTTTACCTGATCCAGAGCCTAATTTTCCTGTAGAGTTCTTATTGCCTCCATCTGAAAGATTGGAAGAAGGTGATGCTGGACCAAATACAGGCTCCACAGTAGTAGAGGGGTCGGACCCTGTGGGTGATTTAGCTCCTGTGGACTTCACCTTCCCTTTTCCAGAAGAAACAAATTCAGCAGGCCCTCAGTCGAATTCTGGACCAGATGTGGGATATATTTCTAGACAAATGAATCCAAATGATCCTGGATCTACGAATGTCCCTGGATCAGATTTGCGTTATCCTGAACTGGATTACAGTTTAGAAAGACCTGACACAAGGAGAGGGAAAAATCCTGGAGTAGAATCAACAGGACTAGATTCAGCTCCAGTGTCTGGTGAAAACACAACGTCTgaacaagaagaacaaaaacaagagaaag ACAAAACTGAAGAGAAAGCAGAGACtctaaagaaaacaacagttgaaacacaggaagctgaagaccaaactgaaaacaaactCAAAAAAGGACTACCTGTAACAGACAAAACCAATGTGGACACTAAAGAACAAACAACAGAGGAAATGCAAAAGAAAGCAACAGAGGAAACTGAatcagagaaaaagaaaagtaaagaaGAAACAATAGAAACTAAAGAGGAGTCAACCAAGGaaattaaacaggaaacagaacctGAATttatagagaaaacaaaagaagaaacaaaacaggaatcGATAAAGAAATCAAATCAGAAaactaaagaagaaaaaaatgaggaaactaaagaagaaacaaacaaagaaactataaaaaaatcaaataaggAAACTAAAGAagaagcaaaacaggaaaccaaaagtGAAACAAATGAGGAAACCAAAAACGAAACAGATGAGGAAACCAAAAGCGAAACAAATGAGGAAACCAAAAACGAAACAGATgaagaaagtaaaaaagaaagaaatgaggaaactaaaaaagaaacaaatgaggAAACTAAAGAAGACgcaaaacaggaaactaaagaagaaataaaacaggaaactagaaAGGAAATAGATAAAGAAactataaataaatcaaataaggAAACTAAAGAAGAAGCAAATAAAGCAGctaaagaagaaataaaacaggaaattaaagggGAAGATACAAAAGGCTTTGAGAAAAAAG TGACGCAGAAGATTCTGATTCCAGGAGGACCAAAGTTCAGTCAACTGTCCAAAATCGCCTACGTCAGCTTCCAGG ACTGTGAATGTAACGGCCACTCCAACCGATGCAGCTACATCGACTTCATCAGTGTGATCACATGTGTGAGCTGTAAACACAACACTCGAGGGCAGAATTGCCAGTACTGTCGCCTTGGGTTCTACAGGAACACTTCACTGCCCTTGGATGATGAGAATGCATGTGTAG ACTCTGGTCGCTGTCAGTGTAAGGATGGTGCCACTGGGCGGCGCTGTGATCAATGTTTACCTGGATACACCTGGAGAGGTGGCGAGGTCAGCTGCACAG AGAACGTCTGTGATGAGGAGCGTTTGGTTTGTCAAAATGGAGGAACATGCATTGACTTCCAACGCTGTGTCTGTCCAGACAATTTCACAG GTTTTTTCTGCGAGAAGAGCATCTGTCTAAAAACAAGTAGTTGCCTTGACAATGCTGGGGACTCTGCTTTAACTCTTACTTCAGGTCTTTACCTGCTGACTCTAAGCCTAATCACATTaatctgctgctga